A region from the Medicago truncatula cultivar Jemalong A17 chromosome 6, MtrunA17r5.0-ANR, whole genome shotgun sequence genome encodes:
- the LOC25495466 gene encoding receptor-like protein EIX2, which translates to MKQFDFLFCVVSILCISLVCAENFHLKKCVETERQALLRFKEAGNGSLSSWKGEECCKWKGISCDNLTGHVTSLNLHALDYTKGLQGKLDSSICELQYLSSINLNRNNLHGKIPKCIGSLGQLIELNLNFNYLEGKIPKSIGSLGNLIELDLSGNKLVSVIPPSLGNLSNLRTLDLGFNYDMISNDLEWLSHLSNLRYLDISFVNLTLAVDWLSSISKTPSLSELRLLGCGLHQALPKSIPHLNSSISLKYLDLKENGLRSAIVPWVINVSKVLTNLDLSYNEIESSILKSFRNISQLQELQLNSNKLSGRLSDSIQQLCSPKNGFKYLDLSNNPFIGGPLPDFSCFSSLEVLSLERSNVFGTFPKSLVHLPSLARVYLSKNHLNSLDIIDDASLPTLQFLDLSFNQMKGSLPLFEKTKLASLKSLHLSHNQLSGVNIIDDASLPTIQFLDLSFNQINGSLPLFEITKLSSLKRIDISHNQLSGPFPHTIGQLFGLKELHLSSNKLNGVINETHLSNLSQLKIFDVNHNSLSFNLSSDWVPPFKLETLYASSCTLGPKFPTWLKHQGKLVNLEISNSGISDSFPKWFWNLSSSLQYLNVSHNKLHGHLPKYFPSLKVKDYFFSQKVVWDFSFNNLNGSLPPFPKLHSLFLSNNMLIGSLSSFCTSLSHNLIYLDLSSNFLAGKLSDCWGKFQDLVVLNLAKNNLSGKVPKSFGTLGKIESLHLNNNNFFGEIPSLILCNNLKLIDIGDNNLQGIIPTWIGHHLHQLIVLRLRENNFHGNIPTSMCNLSFLQVLDLSKNNITGEIPQCFSHIAALSNIKFSRKVFHYVSVTIFSYPNSHVFEIGSFNHNVVLGLKGSNREYGKNLGLVTTIDLSCNNLTGEIPHDIPKLVALVGLDLSGNHLTGLIPKNIGHMKMLESLDLSRNHLYGKMPTSFSSLTFLGYMNLSFNNLEGKIPLGTQLQTFHPSAYVGNSGLCGQPLINLCPGDVISPTKSHDKHATGEDEDKLITIGFYVSLVIGFFVGFWGVCGTLVIKTSWRHAYFKFFNNLNDWIHVILSVFVNRLKKRFQVED; encoded by the coding sequence ATGAAGCAGTTCGATTTTCTCTTTTGTGTAGTGAGCATTCTATGCATCAGTTTGGTATGCGCTGAAAATTTTCATCTGAAGAAATGCGTGGAGACGGAGAGGCAAGCTCTCTTAAGGTTTAAAGAAGCTGGAAATGGTAGCCTTTCATCATGGAAAGGTGAAGAGTGTTGCAAATGGAAAGGAATTTCATGTGATAATTTAACTGGTCATGTAACGAGTTTGAATCTCCATGCTTTAGATTATACTAAAGGATTGCAAGGTAAGTTAGATTCTTCAATATGTGAACTGCAATATCTTAGTTCTATAAATCTCAATAGAAATAACCTACATGGAAAAATCCCAAAGTGCATTGGTTCACTTGGTCAACTGATAGAGTTGaatcttaattttaattacTTAGAAGGAAAGATACCAAAAAGCATTGGGTCACTTGGTAACTTGATAGAGTTAGATCTTAGTGgtaataaacttgttagtgtcATTCCTCCTAGTTTGGGGAACCTTTCCAATTTGCGAACTCTTGACCTTGGATTTAATTATGATATGATTTCAAATGACCTTGAATGGCTTTCTCATCTCTCTAATTTGAGATACCTTGATATATCATTTGTTAATCTCACTCTAGCTGTTGATTGGTTGTCATCAATAAGCAAAACTCCATCTCTGTCTGAACTTCGTTTACTCGGTTGTGGGCTCCATCAAGCACTTCCTAAATCTATTCCCCACCTGAATTCTTCCATTTCTCTTAAATATCTCGATCTTAAAGAAAATGGTTTAAGATCAGCCATTGTGCCATGGGTAATTAATGTTAGCAAAGTCCTCACAAATCTAGATCTCTCGTATAATGAAATCGAGAGTAGCATACTAAAATCTTTTAGGAATATTTCTCAACTGCAAGAGTTACAACTAAACTCCAATAAACTGTCTGGCAGACTTAGTGATAGCATACAACAATTGTGTTCCccaaaaaatggttttaagtatTTGGATCTGAGCAATAATCCGTTCATTGGAGGACCACTTCCTGATTTTTCTTGCTTTTCGTCATTGGAGGTATTATCTCTTGAAAGGAGCAATGTTTTCGGGACATTTCCAAAATCACTTGTTCATTTGCCTTCTCTTGCAAGAGtatatctttccaaaaatcattTGAATAGTCTGGATATTATTGATGATGCATCTCTACCAACCTTACAATTTCTAGATCTCAGTTTTAACCAAATGAAAGGATCACTACCACTATTTGAGAAGACTAAACTTGCCTCATTAAAATCACTACATCTCTCCCACAATCAGTTGAGTGGTGTGAATATCATTGATGATGCATCTCTACCAACAATACAATTTCTAGATCTCAGTTTTAACCAAATCAATGGATCATTACCACTATTTGAGATTACTAAACTTTCCTCATTAAAAAGAATTGATATCTCCCATAATCAGTTGAGCGGGCCGTTTCCACATACAATTGGCCAACTTTTTGGTCTAAAAGAGTTACATCTCTCTTCAAATAAGTTGAACGGTGTCATTAATGAAACACATCTATCAAACTTATCTCAATTGAAAATTTTCGATGTGAATCATAACTCGCTTTCATTCAACTTGAGTTCGGATTGGGTTCCACCTTTCAAACTTGAAACATTGTATGCATCATCGTGCACACTGGGTCCTAAATTTCCAACATGGCTCAAACATCAAGGAAAACTTGTGAATCTGGAAATCTCCAATAGTGGTATTTCAGATTCATTTCCTAAATGGTTTTGGAATCTATCTTCAAGTTTGCAATACTTGAATGTTTCACATAACAAACTTCATGGACACTTGCCAAAATACTTTCCAAGTTTGAAagtaaaagattattttttcaGTCAAAAGGTTGTGTGGGATTTCAGTTTCAATAATTTGAATGGTTCATTGCCACCTTTTCCAAAATTGCATTCTCTATTTCTCTCAAATAATATGCTTATAGGGTCCTTATCTTCTTTCTGTACTTCCTTGtctcataatttaatttatctaGACTTGTCTAGTAATTTTCTAGCGGGGAAACTTTCAGATTGTTGGGGAAAGTTCCAGGATTTAGTAGTTCTAAATTTGGCAAAGAATAATTTATCAGGAAAAGTCCCCAAATCATTTGGAACTTTAGGAAAAATAGAATCGCTCCATTTAAATAACAACAACTTCTTTGGTGAAATTCCATCTTTGATCCTTTGTAACAACTTGAAATTAATTGATATTGGTGATAACAATCTACAAGGAATAATACCAACGTGGATAggccatcatcttcatcaattgaTTGTTTTACGCTTACGGGAAAATAATTTCCATGGAAACATTCCCACAAGTATGTGCAATCTATCATTTCTTCAAGTGTTGGATCTCtcaaaaaacaacataacaGGTGAAATACCACAATGCTTTAGTCACATAGCTGCATTATCAAATATAAAGTTTTCCAGAAAAGTCTTTCACTATGTCTCAGTCACAATATTTAGCTATCCAAATAGTCATGTTTTCGAAATCGGCTCCTTCAATCACAATGTTGTATTGGGATTGAAAGGATCAAATAGAGAATATGGTAAAAATCTCGGATTGGTGACAACAATTGATCTTTCTTGCAACAACCTAACAGGAGAAATACCCCACGATATACCAAAACTCGTGGCATTAGTTGGTTTAGACCTTTCAGGAAATCATCTCACAGGATTAATTCCCAAAAACATTGGTCATATGAAAATGTTAGAATCATTGGACTTGTCAAGAAATCATCTCTACGGTAAAATGCCAACAAGCTTTTCAAGTTTGACATTTCTTGGTTACATGAACCTGTCGTTCAACAATTTAGAAGGGAAAATTCCACTAGGTACTCAACTACAAACTTTTCATCCCTCTGCATATGTGGGGAACAGTGGACTTTGTGGACAGCCACTCATAAATCTTTGTCCTGGCGATGTGATTTCTCCAACAAAAAGCCATGATAAACATGCCACTGGTGAAGATGAAGATAAGCTCATAACCATTGGGTTTTATGTTAGCTTGGTGATTGGTTTTTTTGTTGGCTTTTGGGGAGTTTGTGGAACTCTTGTGATAAAAACGTCATGGAGGCATGCCTATTTCAAATTCttcaacaacttgaatgattgGATCCATGTCATACTATCAGTTTTTGTAAATAGGTTGAAGAAGAGATTTCAAGTGGAAGATTAA